A genome region from Nocardia sp. NBC_01730 includes the following:
- a CDS encoding acyltransferase domain-containing protein: protein MDGQSMIGEWENWLLEQVAEAGRLGRSRVRADERFTSYGLDSLAITAILTRAGQRVGRAVPATAAWRYPTVGELARYLAGPARSEAVDRARSTAPRPQREPIAVIGLAARLPGAATVDEFWELLCTGRDAVGATPVQRWDAMRWFHPDRDEPGKVATRHGGFLDEIAEFDPLFFGISPGEAAQIDPQQRLTLELAWEALDDAGVRPGGLRGQAVGVYTGAMWTDYAALLAADPALMTSYSATGMDTSIISARISYLLGLTGPSITVNTACSSSLVAIHQAIRALSSGDCDMAVAGGVSLMLTPPSTVAMSRFGAMSPDGRCKAFDSRANGYVRGEGAGLVVLAPLSRALAEGHRIYCTILGGAVNNDGFSNGLTAPNPAAQEAVLRAACADAGIAPGDVDFVETHGTGTELGDPIEASALGAVYGADRGGPLLLGAVKTNIGHLEAAAGVAGFIKTALALYHRTIPPNLHFERPNPHIDFETWRLAVPTSARAWPRRESGAAYAGVSGFGFGGTNCHVVLGEWKSDNSPLLVPHGAADPPVVLVFGGQGSQWPAMAAELMARPAFAVAVRRCDAAFAPYLGGSIAHALCRPAPLPDTTWVQAGVFTMQVALTNLWMSAGLQPAAVIGQSMGEIAAAHVSGALSVEDAALIVCTRTRLVGELAGPGAMAVVESGEPEVRSTITEAGASVAVVPAPDRCVISGTPDVVAACTAALAAAGISVRGIDVDYASHAPAMDPVLPRLRSELSRITPGPAGIPMWSTVTGDQLDASVLTADYWCRNLREPVSFADTVTAVARALGNPVLLDVNPHPITVRDVQACVPELSVLASLQRDRPAAAVLAATAAALREAGGGPSVVVGAQPEPPLTATSLLTVSARDPRALPESARRLASRLRDADAETFADICHTALRHRDHHDYRLAVVADDGAQATEALDAFAEGTPTPRLWQRRAAHPRPKIVFVFPGQGGQYASMGVRLYAHEPAFRRAAYTCAELLLAEGGPDLGPWLRGERPLDTEAMDTVQPALFTVSVALSALLRDWGVVPDDVIGHSMGEVAAAYVCGALTLPDAVRVICRRSAALADLSGAGSMMLVDLDEAQAAAAATDGVEIAAVNGPHTCVLAGPPEPMAALAARLEVQGVLVRSLQVNAAAHSRQVEPSLPGVRSGLRGLLPRAGHIPFLSTVTGRAHTGEDLDADYWVRNLRATVRFSAVVAAEIDRGPVCFVELGPHPVLTGAIEETATRDPRDRDVTAVGVLHRDRPDRESLLSALAALYTAGADLDLTRMPIPYGRQIGLPAYPWQRRRYWLTEDPGAGESDTDTTDLRSELDAADTNRGIALVYGYLADQLCSLLRARPGELRVDAPITTSGATSLTAMQLRNAVLRDLGAEVPVSAILEASCLSELTELVLHAFRDGASAEPTNPYTEITL from the coding sequence ATGGACGGTCAATCCATGATCGGCGAATGGGAGAACTGGCTGCTCGAACAGGTCGCCGAGGCCGGTCGACTCGGCCGATCGCGGGTCCGTGCGGACGAACGGTTCACATCGTACGGCCTTGACTCCCTTGCCATCACCGCCATTCTGACGCGGGCCGGACAACGTGTCGGTCGCGCGGTGCCTGCCACGGCGGCGTGGCGCTATCCCACGGTGGGCGAACTTGCCCGTTACCTCGCTGGGCCGGCACGGTCGGAGGCTGTGGACCGTGCCCGTTCGACAGCGCCCCGACCCCAGCGGGAGCCGATTGCGGTGATCGGACTTGCCGCTCGTCTGCCCGGTGCGGCCACGGTCGACGAGTTCTGGGAGTTGCTGTGCACGGGCCGTGACGCCGTCGGCGCGACACCGGTGCAACGGTGGGATGCTATGCGGTGGTTCCACCCGGATCGCGACGAACCCGGTAAGGTCGCCACGCGTCATGGCGGATTTCTCGACGAGATAGCAGAATTCGATCCACTGTTCTTCGGTATCTCACCTGGTGAGGCCGCACAGATCGACCCGCAACAGCGGCTGACGTTGGAGCTTGCGTGGGAAGCGCTCGACGACGCCGGAGTGCGCCCCGGCGGGCTGCGTGGGCAGGCGGTCGGGGTGTACACCGGGGCGATGTGGACCGACTATGCCGCATTGCTGGCCGCTGACCCTGCGCTCATGACGTCCTATTCGGCGACGGGCATGGACACGAGCATCATCTCCGCGCGCATCTCCTACCTGCTCGGTCTCACCGGACCGAGCATCACCGTCAATACCGCGTGCTCGTCCTCGCTGGTGGCGATCCATCAGGCGATCCGGGCGCTGTCGTCCGGTGACTGCGACATGGCAGTGGCCGGCGGGGTGAGCCTCATGCTCACCCCGCCGAGCACGGTGGCGATGTCGCGGTTCGGTGCGATGTCACCCGACGGCCGGTGTAAGGCATTCGACAGCCGCGCCAACGGTTATGTCCGCGGCGAAGGCGCTGGTCTGGTGGTGCTGGCACCGCTGTCGCGGGCGTTGGCGGAAGGCCACCGGATCTACTGCACCATCCTCGGCGGGGCAGTCAACAACGACGGTTTCAGCAATGGCCTCACCGCACCCAATCCGGCAGCCCAGGAGGCGGTGTTGCGCGCCGCGTGTGCCGACGCCGGAATCGCGCCTGGCGACGTGGATTTCGTCGAAACCCATGGCACGGGAACCGAACTCGGTGATCCGATCGAGGCGAGCGCACTCGGCGCGGTATACGGCGCCGACCGCGGAGGACCGCTGCTACTCGGCGCGGTGAAGACCAATATCGGACACCTGGAAGCCGCGGCCGGTGTGGCCGGCTTCATCAAGACCGCCTTGGCGCTGTATCACCGGACCATCCCGCCCAACCTGCATTTCGAACGGCCGAATCCGCACATCGACTTCGAGACGTGGCGCCTGGCGGTGCCGACCAGCGCCCGGGCGTGGCCGCGGCGGGAGTCCGGTGCCGCGTACGCGGGGGTGAGCGGGTTCGGCTTCGGTGGCACGAATTGCCATGTGGTGCTGGGTGAATGGAAATCCGACAACAGTCCACTCCTGGTGCCGCACGGTGCCGCCGACCCACCGGTGGTGCTGGTCTTCGGCGGGCAAGGATCGCAATGGCCGGCGATGGCGGCTGAACTGATGGCGCGTCCGGCCTTTGCCGTCGCGGTGCGGCGCTGTGATGCGGCATTCGCACCGTACCTGGGTGGGTCGATCGCGCACGCTCTGTGTCGTCCGGCACCGCTACCGGACACGACCTGGGTTCAGGCCGGAGTATTCACCATGCAGGTGGCTCTGACGAACCTGTGGATGTCCGCCGGACTGCAACCCGCCGCGGTGATCGGACAGAGTATGGGCGAGATCGCGGCAGCCCACGTCAGTGGCGCGCTGAGTGTCGAGGACGCCGCGCTGATCGTCTGCACCCGAACGCGGCTGGTCGGGGAACTTGCCGGGCCGGGTGCCATGGCGGTGGTGGAGAGCGGCGAGCCCGAGGTTCGCAGCACGATCACCGAGGCAGGCGCATCCGTCGCGGTAGTGCCCGCTCCGGATCGATGCGTGATCTCGGGAACGCCCGATGTGGTCGCAGCGTGCACTGCCGCGCTTGCCGCGGCTGGGATCTCGGTGCGCGGCATCGATGTGGATTACGCCTCGCACGCCCCCGCCATGGATCCGGTGCTGCCACGCCTGCGTTCGGAGCTGTCCCGGATCACACCAGGTCCGGCCGGCATCCCGATGTGGTCGACGGTCACCGGCGACCAACTCGATGCCAGCGTGCTGACCGCCGACTATTGGTGTCGCAACCTGCGCGAACCGGTCTCCTTCGCCGATACGGTCACCGCCGTCGCCCGTGCTCTGGGCAACCCGGTCCTCCTGGACGTCAACCCGCACCCGATCACGGTGCGCGATGTTCAGGCATGTGTTCCGGAGCTGTCGGTGCTGGCCTCCCTGCAGCGGGACCGGCCTGCTGCGGCCGTGCTCGCGGCGACCGCCGCCGCGTTGCGAGAGGCCGGAGGGGGCCCGTCCGTTGTGGTCGGCGCGCAGCCCGAACCCCCCTTGACTGCGACCAGCCTGCTCACTGTCTCGGCGCGCGATCCGCGGGCACTGCCGGAATCGGCGCGGCGACTCGCGAGCCGGTTACGAGACGCCGACGCCGAGACGTTCGCCGACATCTGCCACACCGCTCTGCGGCACCGTGACCACCACGACTATCGGCTCGCTGTCGTGGCCGACGACGGTGCACAGGCGACCGAAGCACTCGACGCCTTCGCCGAGGGAACTCCAACGCCACGCCTGTGGCAACGTCGCGCCGCCCATCCCCGACCCAAGATCGTCTTCGTATTCCCGGGCCAGGGCGGTCAATACGCGAGTATGGGTGTGCGGCTCTATGCCCATGAGCCCGCGTTCCGTCGCGCTGCATACACCTGTGCCGAATTGTTGCTGGCGGAGGGCGGACCGGATCTGGGACCGTGGTTACGCGGCGAGCGACCGCTCGATACCGAGGCCATGGATACGGTACAGCCCGCCCTGTTCACGGTGTCGGTCGCGTTGTCGGCGCTCCTGCGTGACTGGGGCGTAGTACCCGATGACGTAATCGGACACAGCATGGGCGAGGTAGCCGCAGCGTATGTGTGCGGTGCGCTGACGCTTCCCGACGCGGTGCGAGTGATCTGCCGTCGCAGCGCTGCCCTTGCCGACTTGTCCGGCGCGGGGTCTATGATGCTCGTCGATCTGGACGAGGCGCAGGCCGCGGCCGCCGCAACCGACGGTGTGGAGATCGCCGCTGTGAACGGTCCGCACACGTGCGTGCTCGCCGGTCCACCCGAGCCCATGGCGGCGCTTGCCGCCCGCCTGGAAGTCCAGGGGGTGTTGGTCCGGTCGCTACAGGTGAACGCCGCCGCGCACAGTCGGCAGGTGGAGCCGAGCCTGCCCGGCGTGCGATCCGGATTGCGCGGTCTGCTACCGCGAGCGGGACACATTCCATTTCTGTCGACAGTGACGGGCCGAGCGCACACCGGCGAGGATCTCGACGCCGACTACTGGGTGCGTAATCTGCGCGCGACTGTTCGCTTCAGCGCGGTGGTGGCCGCCGAGATCGATCGCGGCCCGGTGTGTTTCGTAGAACTGGGGCCACACCCGGTGCTCACCGGCGCCATCGAGGAAACCGCGACGCGGGATCCGAGGGACCGGGACGTGACCGCTGTCGGTGTGCTGCACCGTGACCGTCCGGATCGCGAAAGCCTGCTGTCGGCGCTCGCCGCGCTGTACACCGCCGGGGCGGATCTCGACCTCACCCGTATGCCGATCCCGTACGGCCGGCAGATCGGACTGCCCGCCTACCCGTGGCAGCGCCGTCGTTATTGGCTGACCGAGGATCCGGGTGCCGGCGAATCAGACACAGACACCACCGATCTACGTTCCGAGCTGGATGCCGCGGACACGAATCGTGGCATCGCCCTCGTGTATGGCTACCTCGCCGACCAGCTCTGCTCGCTGTTGCGGGCTCGTCCCGGCGAGCTTCGCGTCGATGCTCCGATCACGACGTCCGGGGCGACATCGCTGACCGCTATGCAACTGCGTAACGCCGTACTGCGCGATCTGGGCGCCGAGGTTCCGGTCTCCGCGATATTGGAGGCGAGCTGTCTCTCCGAATTGACCGAATTGGTGTTGCACGCCTTCCGCGACGGCGCCTCGGCCGAGCCCACGAATCCCTATACGGAGATAACACTGTGA
- a CDS encoding non-ribosomal peptide synthetase: MNNPVTGAERIPLDAVLAEVIGLGGEISCDNGRLSLRGPAEALTGEVTGRLRERRDELVELLAGRRALPLSSVQQRLWFLQQLDPSGLGYTFSYVHRLRGALDPDVLHKAFAAVVDAHPGLRAGFAEIGGRAVQLISADVRPECSVRTALGCGPEQARRLLRAELIRPFDLSRPPLLRSVVIRTGDDDWLWGVSVHHLVADGWTCARVMQEVSLAYHGQPVPPAEADYAEFVAYDRAQGENPRRSAAVEHWARLLEGVADGELPLDRPRPPVRTYRGGLATAVLDEPTIRALTGLARVEHTTLFAALFAVHATFLIKHTGQEHAVIGTPHANRPSARFHHTAGCFVSTVVLPVDLSDEPTFRELVAAVGRMSAAGWDHQDFPYERLVERLAPVRDTSRNALFQSFFALQDIPMRLDLPGISAEPISFDDGITQFDLEAHVTPDDSGWAELVIRFNTDIFDTTTGESSARRWQALAGRLAADPDQPVHTISASTDVDRAVIAAANGTRGLEPASHDVDGLFTTQVARTPDREAVRCAGAMLTYRELDAIVDRMAAAVSACVPIGARVGIVLPRSLEMVAAVLATLRAGACFVPLPSDLPAERMHRIAANVGLTAVWTAPETDALAPVDLPRLRPAVATSVPSRRSRAGNGSQAAYILHTSGSTDLPKGVEIPDRALANLLRSMGEAPGLDSTDVLVAVTALFFDISLLELLLPLGTGATLVVATDEEARDPRLLADLVAASGATVMQATPSSWRMLLDAGWAGQPHLRAWCGGEPLSRDLADRMLAACGQVWNLYGPTETTIWSTRWRVDTDGPIMIGAPIAETTVHILDSRGRPVPPGVTGELCIGGAGLALGYVGQPELTAERFAPITTDHGTVIAYRTGDLARQRMTGEVQLLGRIDDQMKVRGHRVEPEEIEQVIRAHPDVRETVVMLTETELLVAHVLTDPDVAVPESELARFAARTLRPALVPQRFVTHTELPRTANGKIDRGRLRRAELPPPARASIGDPPATHDEMLVAAVYQEVLGVEAIGRDDDFFLLGGHSLAATRVLHRIEQARGVGIPLYRFMQDATVATVAGLLTEDADQALLEALAAIEAMSDADAASLGETIQLKGEP; the protein is encoded by the coding sequence GTGAACAATCCGGTCACCGGTGCCGAGCGAATCCCTCTCGATGCCGTGCTCGCCGAGGTCATCGGTCTTGGTGGCGAAATATCCTGTGACAACGGACGATTGAGTCTGCGCGGCCCGGCCGAGGCGCTGACCGGTGAGGTGACCGGGCGGCTGCGGGAGCGGCGTGACGAACTGGTTGAACTGCTGGCCGGGCGGCGGGCACTGCCGCTGTCGAGCGTGCAGCAACGACTGTGGTTCCTGCAACAGCTCGATCCCAGTGGACTCGGCTACACGTTCAGCTACGTTCACCGGCTGCGCGGGGCACTGGATCCGGACGTGTTGCACAAGGCATTCGCCGCGGTGGTGGACGCGCACCCCGGGCTGCGCGCCGGCTTCGCCGAAATCGGCGGCCGTGCTGTGCAGTTGATCAGTGCGGACGTTCGGCCGGAATGCTCGGTGCGTACCGCGCTCGGTTGCGGACCGGAGCAAGCGCGCCGGTTGCTGCGCGCCGAGCTGATCAGGCCGTTCGATCTCTCCCGGCCGCCGCTGCTGCGCTCGGTAGTCATACGGACCGGGGATGACGACTGGTTGTGGGGGGTTTCGGTGCACCACTTGGTCGCCGATGGCTGGACGTGCGCGCGGGTCATGCAGGAGGTGTCTCTCGCCTACCATGGGCAGCCCGTCCCGCCCGCCGAAGCCGACTACGCCGAATTCGTCGCCTACGATCGCGCCCAAGGCGAGAACCCGCGCCGCTCGGCCGCGGTGGAGCATTGGGCCAGACTGCTCGAGGGCGTGGCGGACGGTGAGCTGCCGCTGGACCGCCCGCGCCCGCCGGTACGCACCTATCGTGGTGGTCTGGCAACGGCCGTGCTGGACGAGCCGACGATACGCGCGCTCACCGGCCTCGCCCGCGTCGAGCACACCACGCTTTTCGCCGCACTGTTCGCCGTGCACGCGACCTTCCTGATCAAGCACACCGGCCAGGAGCATGCCGTGATCGGCACGCCGCATGCGAACCGGCCTTCGGCCCGATTCCACCACACCGCAGGTTGTTTCGTCAGCACAGTGGTGCTGCCGGTCGACCTGTCCGATGAGCCGACCTTTCGAGAATTGGTAGCCGCGGTGGGGCGCATGAGCGCTGCGGGCTGGGATCACCAGGACTTTCCGTATGAACGGTTGGTGGAGCGCTTGGCCCCGGTCCGTGACACCAGCCGCAATGCGCTGTTCCAGAGTTTCTTCGCACTCCAAGACATACCGATGCGGCTGGACCTTCCTGGCATCAGCGCCGAACCGATCAGCTTCGACGACGGCATCACCCAGTTCGACCTGGAAGCTCACGTGACGCCCGATGACTCCGGCTGGGCTGAACTCGTAATACGGTTCAACACCGATATCTTCGATACCACCACCGGTGAATCGTCCGCCCGCCGCTGGCAGGCACTGGCGGGTCGGCTCGCCGCCGATCCGGACCAGCCGGTACACACGATCTCGGCGTCGACCGACGTCGACCGGGCCGTGATCGCCGCGGCCAACGGCACACGCGGTCTCGAACCCGCATCGCATGATGTCGACGGATTGTTCACCACGCAGGTGGCTCGGACCCCGGACCGGGAAGCCGTGCGCTGCGCCGGTGCCATGCTCACGTATCGGGAACTGGACGCAATCGTCGACCGGATGGCGGCCGCGGTCAGCGCATGTGTGCCTATCGGCGCGCGAGTCGGCATTGTGCTACCGCGCTCACTGGAGATGGTCGCGGCAGTGCTGGCCACTCTCCGTGCCGGAGCATGTTTCGTTCCGCTGCCCTCGGACCTGCCCGCCGAGCGAATGCACCGGATCGCCGCGAACGTCGGACTCACCGCTGTGTGGACTGCACCGGAAACCGACGCCCTCGCACCCGTCGATCTACCACGGTTGCGCCCCGCCGTTGCCACATCCGTCCCCTCGCGCCGCTCCCGGGCAGGCAACGGTAGTCAGGCCGCCTACATCCTGCACACATCCGGATCCACCGACCTGCCGAAAGGGGTGGAGATCCCGGATCGCGCGTTGGCCAACCTCCTGCGGTCGATGGGGGAGGCCCCGGGGTTGGACTCCACGGACGTCCTGGTCGCGGTAACCGCCCTGTTCTTCGACATATCGTTGCTGGAACTGCTGCTGCCGCTCGGCACCGGCGCGACGCTGGTAGTCGCCACCGATGAAGAAGCCCGCGATCCGCGGCTGCTGGCCGACCTGGTCGCAGCCAGCGGCGCCACGGTGATGCAGGCGACCCCGTCATCGTGGCGGATGCTGTTGGACGCCGGGTGGGCCGGCCAACCGCACCTGCGCGCCTGGTGCGGAGGCGAGCCGCTCAGCCGCGACCTCGCCGATCGAATGCTCGCCGCCTGCGGACAGGTGTGGAATCTCTACGGCCCGACCGAAACCACCATCTGGTCGACCCGCTGGCGGGTCGATACGGACGGACCGATCATGATCGGCGCCCCGATCGCCGAGACCACCGTGCATATTCTGGATTCCCGCGGCAGGCCGGTACCGCCGGGAGTAACCGGCGAACTCTGCATCGGCGGCGCCGGTCTCGCCCTGGGATACGTGGGACAGCCCGAACTCACCGCCGAGCGTTTCGCACCCATCACAACCGACCACGGCACGGTAATCGCTTACCGGACCGGCGATCTCGCCCGGCAGCGGATGACGGGGGAGGTGCAGCTGCTCGGTCGCATCGATGATCAGATGAAGGTTCGCGGTCACCGGGTGGAGCCCGAGGAAATCGAGCAGGTCATCCGTGCGCATCCCGACGTGCGGGAGACCGTGGTAATGCTGACGGAGACGGAGTTGTTGGTGGCACATGTGCTCACCGATCCCGATGTGGCAGTGCCGGAATCGGAGCTGGCCCGTTTCGCCGCCCGTACTCTGCGCCCGGCGCTGGTGCCACAGCGGTTCGTCACGCATACCGAGCTGCCACGCACCGCCAACGGAAAGATAGACCGGGGCCGGTTGCGCCGGGCCGAGTTGCCGCCGCCCGCCCGGGCGAGTATCGGTGATCCGCCCGCTACGCACGATGAAATGCTCGTCGCCGCCGTTTACCAGGAGGTGCTCGGAGTCGAGGCAATCGGCCGCGATGACGACTTCTTTCTCCTCGGCGGCCACTCACTTGCCGCGACACGCGTCCTGCATCGCATCGAACAGGCGCGCGGCGTCGGCATACCGCTGTACCGGTTCATGCAGGACGCGACGGTCGCCACCGTCGCGGGACTGCTGACCGAGGACGCCGATCAGGCCCTGCTCGAGGCTCTGGCCGCCATCGAGGCCATGTCCGACGCCGATGCCGCGAGCCTCGGTGAGACCATCCAACTGAAAGGCGAACCGTGA
- a CDS encoding thioesterase domain-containing protein, producing MTELARRLEHLSETKRLALRRLLADKNAEARLLELEGSSIKVLRQGTPKLFIFPATEGSVAYMNGYLPHIPAAWGVYGCQTPGLDDEQKPATRVEDIATQAIRGIRSVQPRGPYYLAGNCMGGLPAFETARQLEAAGETVAVLVHLMPAFARSWREMPTADALATRALIDYGFIIERLLGRPVDLPMRRIVDAPEDQRADVLVDFLSSLPELAGVSRAELHRRVDVYWANLAAMFAYRPDGGVRTTFNVISVGGVERGEQIVDPDSPYAAALRATPPDKVIIDHVDAEASTLFDCAEPHMSAIGAVLHSALSAAVR from the coding sequence ATGACCGAGCTGGCACGACGCTTGGAACACCTATCCGAAACAAAGCGGCTTGCGCTGCGTCGCCTGCTTGCCGACAAGAATGCGGAAGCTCGACTGCTGGAGTTGGAGGGGTCGAGTATCAAGGTGCTGCGGCAGGGCACACCGAAGCTGTTCATTTTCCCTGCGACCGAGGGCAGCGTCGCGTACATGAATGGCTATCTACCCCATATTCCCGCCGCCTGGGGTGTGTACGGCTGTCAAACGCCCGGCCTGGACGATGAACAGAAGCCCGCCACTCGGGTGGAAGATATTGCCACACAGGCTATTCGAGGTATCCGGAGCGTTCAGCCGCGTGGCCCCTACTATCTCGCGGGTAATTGCATGGGCGGGCTGCCCGCGTTCGAAACCGCCCGGCAGCTGGAGGCGGCAGGGGAAACCGTCGCAGTGCTGGTGCATTTGATGCCGGCTTTCGCGCGGAGCTGGCGCGAGATGCCAACCGCTGACGCACTGGCTACGCGCGCCTTGATCGACTACGGCTTCATCATCGAACGCCTGCTCGGCCGGCCGGTGGACTTGCCGATGCGGCGGATAGTCGACGCCCCCGAGGATCAGCGTGCCGATGTCTTGGTCGACTTCCTGAGTTCGCTGCCAGAGCTGGCGGGTGTGAGTCGCGCGGAACTGCACCGCCGAGTCGACGTCTACTGGGCCAATCTGGCGGCCATGTTCGCCTATCGTCCTGATGGCGGCGTGCGAACCACCTTCAACGTGATATCAGTTGGCGGCGTCGAACGTGGCGAGCAGATTGTCGATCCGGACTCGCCCTATGCCGCCGCGCTCCGCGCCACTCCGCCCGACAAGGTGATCATCGACCATGTCGATGCGGAAGCGAGCACTTTGTTCGATTGCGCCGAACCACACATGTCGGCCATCGGTGCCGTACTGCACTCCGCGCTGTCCGCAGCGGTGCGATGA
- a CDS encoding oxidoreductase gives MTGLISKAIEVGVRQRYPRLFSPVTLGAMRLENRIVVPAIQAGFARNHDLGERFIERYAQLARGGAGMIVLEATTVHPASGPHPTMPIAYRSSDRAAFAHLAEIVEGAGCRLVAQLHHTGSSRVAADGAVERIAPSPVPDFYSGEVPRAMTPVEIDETVSAFVSAAAVFASAGFSGVEVHAAHGHLLSRFLSPHWNERTDSYGGSLHNRTRIVREIVAGVRAACGADFVVGLRITGDEGIPDGIGPAQAAAVLTDICSATPVDYVSLTQGTVAPNFGDHIPDMHYPPTPFLPLTSDLRARIGAAVPVIAVGRIRTADDAERALSEGCCDLVAMGRALIADPDLPRKARSGGEVRRCLYCNLCWGRVQAGQAGECVVNPGWGRPSPLRVTRRRRITVVGGGVAGLEAAAGIAERGHEVTLLHGPRLGGKIAAESTLPGRAELGLLVNELHRRAIAAGVGFRELPRPADADAVLAEAPDAVILATGARMPRPTLFADAESVSDVGIRELVDGIQQPRDSPLPTGDRRGVLVVVDDYHDTAVYALTELLAPDHARTVLLCTRPEIGAFVPWVGRLGIQRRLSAAGVDCVTSVVPVAWEPGALRYRSADGTLTTQPHVDRIIWATTRTPDLEIADRLTRAGVPYHVVGDASGPKTLVDAIEHARTLVADFH, from the coding sequence ATGACCGGGTTGATTTCGAAGGCGATCGAAGTCGGTGTGCGGCAGCGCTATCCACGGCTGTTCAGCCCGGTCACCCTCGGTGCCATGCGGCTCGAGAACAGAATTGTCGTCCCAGCGATTCAGGCCGGGTTCGCCCGCAACCACGACCTCGGTGAGCGGTTCATCGAACGCTACGCGCAACTCGCCCGCGGCGGCGCGGGGATGATCGTACTCGAGGCCACCACGGTGCATCCCGCGTCCGGACCGCACCCGACCATGCCGATCGCCTACCGTTCGAGCGATCGCGCCGCGTTCGCCCACCTGGCGGAGATCGTCGAGGGCGCGGGCTGCCGCCTGGTTGCGCAACTGCACCACACCGGCTCCAGCCGGGTGGCCGCCGACGGCGCTGTGGAGCGTATCGCCCCATCCCCGGTGCCCGACTTCTACAGCGGTGAGGTGCCACGCGCCATGACACCGGTCGAGATCGATGAGACCGTGTCCGCATTCGTCTCGGCCGCAGCGGTATTCGCGAGCGCAGGGTTCTCCGGCGTGGAGGTGCATGCCGCACACGGCCATCTCCTGAGCCGGTTCCTGTCGCCGCACTGGAACGAGCGCACCGACTCCTACGGTGGGTCGTTGCACAACCGCACCAGGATAGTCCGGGAGATCGTCGCCGGGGTTCGGGCGGCTTGTGGTGCGGATTTCGTTGTCGGGCTGCGGATTACCGGAGACGAAGGGATTCCCGATGGGATCGGCCCGGCCCAGGCCGCAGCCGTTCTCACCGACATCTGCTCCGCCACACCGGTCGACTACGTCTCGCTTACCCAGGGCACTGTGGCACCGAACTTCGGCGACCATATCCCCGATATGCACTATCCGCCGACCCCTTTCCTGCCGTTGACATCCGATCTGCGCGCCCGGATCGGGGCAGCGGTGCCGGTGATCGCGGTCGGCCGGATCAGGACGGCCGACGACGCCGAGCGCGCGCTGAGCGAGGGCTGCTGTGATCTCGTAGCGATGGGCCGTGCTCTGATCGCCGACCCGGACCTGCCGCGCAAGGCCCGATCCGGGGGTGAGGTTCGACGATGCCTCTACTGCAATCTGTGCTGGGGCCGGGTGCAGGCGGGGCAGGCGGGCGAGTGCGTGGTGAACCCCGGGTGGGGGCGTCCCAGTCCGCTACGTGTGACTCGCCGTCGGCGGATCACCGTGGTCGGCGGCGGCGTCGCGGGCTTGGAGGCCGCGGCGGGTATCGCCGAGCGCGGGCACGAGGTCACCCTGCTGCATGGGCCACGGCTGGGCGGCAAGATCGCGGCCGAATCCACGCTGCCTGGACGCGCTGAACTGGGTCTGCTTGTCAACGAACTGCACCGGCGCGCCATTGCGGCCGGTGTCGGATTCCGGGAGCTGCCGAGGCCAGCGGACGCGGATGCCGTGCTCGCCGAAGCACCGGACGCAGTGATTCTCGCGACCGGAGCGCGGATGCCACGGCCGACGCTGTTCGCCGACGCGGAATCGGTGTCTGACGTGGGAATCCGGGAACTCGTCGACGGTATCCAGCAGCCGCGGGACTCGCCATTGCCGACCGGTGACCGGAGGGGTGTCCTCGTTGTTGTCGACGATTATCACGACACTGCCGTATACGCACTCACCGAACTACTGGCCCCCGACCACGCGCGGACGGTGCTGTTGTGCACTCGACCGGAGATCGGCGCGTTCGTTCCGTGGGTCGGTCGCCTCGGCATCCAACGGCGCTTGAGTGCGGCTGGAGTCGACTGCGTCACGTCTGTCGTGCCCGTTGCGTGGGAGCCCGGCGCACTGCGGTATCGGAGTGCCGACGGAACACTGACGACCCAGCCCCACGTCGACAGGATCATCTGGGCGACGACCCGCACACCGGATCTCGAGATCGCCGACCGGCTCACTCGTGCCGGGGTTCCATACCATGTCGTCGGCGACGCGAGCGGACCGAAAACGCTGGTAGACGCCATCGAACACGCACGCACGCTGGTCGCCGATTTTCACTAG